The Ziziphus jujuba cultivar Dongzao chromosome 3, ASM3175591v1 region TGCCTTCATAATCAAAATGGAGGGAAAGATTTTTGTAGGTCATTGGTAATATGATGAGATGCTTCGGAATCCATCAGCCATGTGGAACTTGAGCTGGTATTTGGATGGGGTCCAAGAAGGCCTTGTTGCATTAAATTGACTTGTGAGGTTGGATTAGAGTAAAAGACTTGCAGAGAGGAGATGTGACATGAAGAATTGTATGGTTTTTGTGATAAGGAGGaccattgatttttgaaaagtcAACAAAATTTAGCAAAATGTCCCtgttttttttaagtgaatGACCTATTAGCGGAGTGACCCTACTGAACATTGGATGAAGCAGAGGAAGTGCGTTGAAGCCATTGTCCCTTGCTAATAGTAGAAGAGCCATAACCTGTTTTGTTAATAGAATTAACAGTAATTAATAAATGATCTGAGAAAGAATCTAACCTTTTTAGATAGGATTCATATTCCACAAGTTTTTCATGAAGTTCTTCAAAAGACATAGATGTATCTTTAGAATGAAAAGCAGCAAAGATGTCTTTCAAGTCAGGGGACAAACCATTAACAATGTAAAAAGTTGGGTCATCTTCTTCAATTGGTTATTAAGAAGAGTAAGTTCATCTACAGTAGCTTTAACATCAAGATATTCTGAAACTGATAATGAACCTTGAGTTTTAATCAGCCTTTCACGTAGACACATTAAATGAGGTCGAGAAGGCTTAGCAAAAGTCTGTCCTAATTTGTTCCAAACCTCGTAAGATGTTTTGGCAATAGAAACAAGATTAGAAAGATCTGTGTGAATAGATGCAGGAAGAGCATTTAGAATGAGCTTATCTTGTGTAATCTAAAATATGTACACTAGATTGGTACAAGAACTAGTAGCCGATGAGGAGCCACTGGATGCAGTGATGATCCGAGGAGGACAAGAAAGAGAACCATCTACATAACCATAAATATCATAAGCCACAAGGAGAGCATCCCATTGTGCGCACCAAGAAAAGTATGTGGTAGAAATAAGACAAAAAGGAACCTGTGTTCCAATGTTTATGACAGCTAGTGTTTGATTATCGATGCTAAGAGCATCGTTGGAGATTGTTACAGAAGAAGATTAAGAGGTCATgatggaagaaaagaaagaaaacaaaggatCGAAAAACATAAGTGCACTttgtgctctgataccataaagGAACACAATTGATACTAAAAAAAGCTcaagtattattaaaaaataagaatccTAATATATGCACAACCATATGTCTAAGTAGTTAAACAGATAAGATTTACACATGACAATATAGCAGTTTAGGTTTACAAGATAATAATAAGTCAGTTAGTCTTATGGTCCTTTAGTTTCCAAGTGTTTGTGTAATTTTTACGAGAGGTAAATGTGAGCCTATAAGGCTTTCCGAATATTATATTTCTTGGAATActagtttaatatatttttctaattacAATCTCACTTTATTTCTAATAAACATGcacatatttttaattacatttaaatcaactttacaaaaaaccaaaagtaataacataaaatattctTGAATTTCTTGAAAGTAGGAGTTAACAAATACCTAGCACAAGCAAAACCAAGCCTTGAGGAAGACTTTATTGCAATTCATTTCTTCAAGTATTGAGAATAATCCATAAGAGGCACATGTTCACTATAACTCAgggattctctctctctttctttgatTCTCTCTTCaatcctttttctctcttctctctctctctcccctacTTTTGCTAACAAGCTACTTTACGGGGCACTTTTCTAGAGTTCTCCATCTTAGCTCATTATTGACTTAAGCGTCAGAAGGTTTGCGTTGGCACCACCACCAGGGCCCTGAAGAGTTTCCTTTGGTTTTCATATCGTTACAGCAACCTCATGGTGAATGACAATATAGATTCAACTTGGATAGCTCACGGACAACTAGATCCGGATGAGAAGCCATTTTCCAGCATAACCAAAATTCAATGacagcaattttattttttaggaaattttaaaatatctaacaaaCCATTCGAATATAAAGGGTCACCTTCATAgtgtctaattttatttcattttattttttttgggggggcatATCAACTTAATAACGTGTTTAGACAAacccaataaaaaatttttttttgagtgaatatctattttttaatgttgcaaaaaaaaaaaaaaaaacaacaataaatgaacaaaaacattgaaaataatcttatatatattatatattctcaCAATTCATATGTACATTAAAAATGATAGATTTGGTAGAGATTTACCAAATTTGTCTATTTGTCTTTGATACCAAATAatgttgattaattttttatgttggaTTTTCACGTACTTGGGTTATGTTAAAATGTCAGCAATTAATAAGTTGTCATTTCATTCAATAttcaaaattgttaaataaaattaatatcatttaatatccaaaattgataaataaaattaaattaatgccCTTAGGACtgctaaaataaataattcaaacacgcaattggaatttcattgaagagtccttttctttttttaatttttaggtaACGAATTTCATTgaatattcccttttttttatggtaatacATTTCATTGAAGAGTTCTAGTGTGCCAAAAGAACCCCATTGTGATATATTCCTAATAAGCTTAAACATCTTCAAATAAATGGTTCCAAGTGTATAAAAAGTCCTCAAATATTTTTGTACCCCAGTCGGTTTCCAATAACATTATATAATGCTTCTTGTTTTGTCTTAAactgttttattatatttactattattatttaaatatgatgtatataatatagtttTGTTTTAGACTCTTGACTAGGCGCATGTGTGATTTTGGACTTTTGATGTGGCAACCTAGCTTTCTGATGTCGGAGGACCTTTCAATGAAAAAGGTAGGAAAAATCGAAAGAAAATCataatcttttttgttttccgaCCCATAGTATATTCTGCCGTCTTCTTTTGAAATTCAAACATTTTACAGTGCCTGACTACCCGGTACAAATgtttaacttaaaaataaagaaaaaaatagtttttaaaggCTTTTCAATACtgaaattaaaatcataattatattcGGATTTATTGAAATAACATGCTTTTaggtattatataataaattttggtTCATTCCTTTTGACCTAAattttgaagtcatttttaattacattaaatcaaagtgtataaatatatatatctcttttttttttctttttttctttttttcctttgataatTTTTACTCCGAAAGTTATGGAATCTTCTTGGCATCTTTTCTGTAttatagttaaaataataatatctgtGAAAGAAGCACGAGAGAAGCCTtccatttaataaaaaatttatacatcTGTATTCAGCTCTTCCCAGCttcacataaatacatataatgtaAAGcagagtaaaaacaaaaaaactctaCTTTATACATTCCTTTTTGCACTATGTAAGCTTCTTTCTAAACTTGAGAGAGTGCTTGTTGAAGATACTTGAAAGCTTTATTGTAATTTACAAAACCCATaaaccaaaaatcaaaattgtcCACAGTAACTATTTCCATGTACTTTTGTGATGGTTTCTTCACATTCTCACTTTGGTTTACTCTCTTTATCTTACTTAAAGGAATCGCCACCTGCACAAGATAGAAGATCATATAAATATTAGGATTATTAATTAGTACCAAAACCAATAATctgaataattataaatattatacatatatacatatatatattctctttctATTATAGTACTCAATTGCATATAATTCACGTGTAATATACCCATAAATCACATGCAATAGAGCATCAATCGCCTAGTTATAAAATTTAGCGGCGTCTTTGCATATGTACTTTGTAGTTACCTTGTAACGGATTCTAATAAATTTTCCAGTGGGAGACGaaaatttgatggatttttcaCTGCAAAATGCAATCTTTTCAGTGGAGATGAAGAGGAGGCCGGCAATAGGACCAGCTGTGGTTGATAAATAGCACTGGGAAGCCTTCAACAATTTCTCTTCCTCTCCAACACTAAACAATTGCTTGAAGATTTTTTCCACTCCACCTACTTGAAGAATCCTAGCCCCCAAGCTCAGCTTTCCCTTCACAGTTTCACTGATCTTAGGCCCAAGTTTCACTgcaatttcaataaattaatagtttTGTCATTCACTAATTTAGCAAACCGATTAATAAAGAAGTTGACGTTCTTTCATTTTCATCTGAATTTAGGTTAGCAAGAGAAAGCTTAATTAATTACCATGCTCTTTGACTCCATGAGCAAAGCTGTCAGCTTTTTTTCCAAGCTTGTTCATTCTTTTTAGCActgaggggggggggggtggtggtGGTTTGTGTGGTGGGGGAGGGGGGAAGGGATTTACTTTTTTTCAACGTTGGAGGATCATATTGATTTTTGTATTGTCCAGAAGGATCAGGCAAGAGTCTCTTGGCTAACTTCTCAAATGGGAATGCAACTGAGCTGATTGGAATTCCAATAACTTGTCCCTTAACTGAAGCTTTCATTCTTGATGCATACGTCGGAGACGATTTTTGATCTCTTTCTATCACTAGTACTTGAGCAAACAGGGTGTTTGGGTGGAGAGAAGATGGTTCCCTTCACTATGAGAAGAACTACAAAGGAAGTGAGATTGAGATGTTGCTTAATGAGGTTTTGATGATAATGGAATGTATTTAAAGGGGTGGAAAACATTTAAACATGGTGATGGGATCTTAATCTTTTTGTTGCATGACTCATGCATGGCTCATCAAGGAGAATAAAGGaacaaaaaagatttaaattaatttttaaaaaagaaaagagtgtGATGAGAAGATGGGGTGTTTGGTTGCTTTAGAAAAAGACAATGTGGAAAGGTTCACGGTCTTCTGGATTTGATtgattgaaatttctagtttattatttaattaattaattatcatggaATTTTCGAATCAAGAATTAGAGGatggaaatatgaataaatgggACAATGTCAGGACCGTCCAGAATTTCTCCCCGGCatcctagacagccctgattccaaggaaaccctatcggaccctccaatggaaaatccgacagagcctcccctaaaggatttacttaccataaattacctgcactgaaaacacacttctaaaaacatctccttattcctcccacaaactacaagttgttccacaaattacagcacttctcaaaaacaacaacagtccagtgcataaataagaCAGAAGTaccccaatagtatacagagctttaagaagtgctaaacaacagaaatacaacagggctgaaaagaaataatacactgaaatgaaagagtacagaagtacttctcgaaacacaacagcagcgaaaaacttggttcgctccggaagaacgtctaccaccacttgcacctaagggaacggaatttaagagtgtgagatgctaatcatctccgtgagtaacccgaactactgaacaccttttgtgataataaaaataatagtaataacaattaaggaatagaacaaataccaacaattaataaataataataataactgttggaaaataataatttccctcaaaactctcaccaatcgctccatttgaaatgttccctttttaaaaccttttcacaaaacccaatgtacatacctcccaaaaaccaagggattaaaccatttgataaacaataaataaatagaaaacataccccaaatatataataaaaatataataaattatagtaaatcattttgaacacctttggggtttaaaccattatttgcaatttacaccgacgcaccacaccatataccggtgatgccctccgatacccagcgtcccgagcaccgactggcgggggggttaaagagagaaacctgcaacggtcacttcggcatcccgacagtaccgctgctaaaaccatcacccggccaaggaggggggcggctgtgcgcaacaataaccttgcctgcccacagtccaatggcaactcacgagtgaagtaataaccgtgcgctaaaccacataataaccgcgcactaccacgtgtccatacaccatacaccagaacaccaatactgtatgagtgcgtctaaaaataaacaataataaccaaccgtaccgtttttccaaaaaccaccgtgggaagtataccaaattttcacaaaacaccatcccacatatttttattcaataacccggtacgaaacattgataaccaacaaaccacaattttctcgaagtacgagatgcaactataaaaataccgcgggcataatttataaaatataaccaaatattttcgtaaaatatttaaaccaattatgcccggaaaattaatactgaaaaccacgtacaattaccaccgaaatacactttgctcatgcataataaataaattaaaccacaataaaac contains the following coding sequences:
- the LOC107421959 gene encoding GEM-like protein 7: MKASVKGQVIGIPISSVAFPFEKLAKRLLPDPSGQYKNQYDPPTLKPPPPPPSVLKRMNKLGKKADSFAHGVKEHVKLGPKISETVKGKLSLGARILQVGGVEKIFKQLFSVGEEEKLLKASQCYLSTTAGPIAGLLFISTEKIAFCSEKSIKFSSPTGKFIRIRYKVAIPLSKIKRVNQSENVKKPSQKYMEIVTVDNFDFWFMGFVNYNKAFKYLQQALSQV